A DNA window from Linepithema humile isolate Giens D197 chromosome 6, Lhum_UNIL_v1.0, whole genome shotgun sequence contains the following coding sequences:
- the LOC105678750 gene encoding uncharacterized oxidoreductase YjmC, with product MLIKVGRPALSQFWAILRSASSRTHTVVNVVRMATGCQDYDGKVVPKDEVIRFIENCMRKAGTTPEDAHAVGHHLMTADYRGHFSHGMNRMQMYVTDIENRITDPTARPQIVTDFQAIALVDGKNALGQVVGKYCMELAIEKAKKFGIGMVAARGSNHYGICGYYTLMAMEKGLIGFTCTNTSPLMAPTRSMKAGLGTNPLSLGMSACDGDQFVLDMATTAVALGKIELAIRKDEDIPEGWALASDGKVTRNAEEAYNASMLMPLGGTERNSGYKGYGLGLMVETLCGVLSGSQFGPNIRPWKTGDRIADLGQCFMAINPEAFASGSKERLSTLLKQLRDLPTTGEQPVLIAGDPERQHMRKVDSEGGITYHPNQLKASEEFAEHMGVQPMKLVSKST from the exons ATGCTGATAAAAGTCGGCAGACCAGCGCTCAGTCAGTTCTGGGCGATTTTAAGAAGTGCGTCGTCGCGCACACATACCGTCGTCAACGTCGTCAGAATGGCGACTGGATGCCAGGACTACGATGGGAAAGTCGTCCCTAAGGACGAGGTCATCagatttatcgaaaattgcATGCGCAAAGCCGGCACCACGCCGGAAGACGCTCACGCCGTCGGTCACCATCTGATGACGGCGGATTACAGAGGTCATTTCAGCCACGGGATGAACCGCATGCAAATGTATGTGACGGACATCGAAAACAGGATCACCGAtcctaccgcccggccgcaaATCGTCACCGACTTTCAG GCGATAGCACTCGTAGACGGTAAGAACGCGCTGGGTCAAGTGGTCGGTAAATATTGCATGGAGCTTGCCATAGAGAAGGCCAAGAAATTCGGCATCGGCATGGTGGCGGCGCGCGGTTCCAATCACTACGGCATCTGCGGCTACTACACTTTGATGGCGATGGAGAAGGGCCTAATCGGCTTTACGTGCACCAACACGAGCCCACTTATGGCACCGACACGCAGCATGAAGGCTGGCTTGGGAACGAATCCCTTATCCTTGGGCATGAGTGCCTGCGACGGCGACCAATTTGTTCTCGACATGGCGACCACCGCCGTTGCTCTCGGCAAGATTGAGCTGGCCATACGAAAGGACGAAGACATCCCCGAGGGATGGGCACTCGCATCGGACGGCAAGGTGACTCGCAATGCCGAGGAGGCCTACAATGCTTCCATGTTGATGCCGCTCGGCGGTACAGAGCGCAATTCTGGATACAAGGGTTACGGTTTGGGCCTGATGGTCGAGACACTATGCGGCGTTCTGAGCGGGAGTCAATTCGGGCCGAACATTCGACCCTGGAAAACCGGCGACAGGATCGCCGATCTGGGACAATGCTTCATGGCGATCAATCCGGAGGCGTTCGCAAGCGGCTCGAAGGAGAGGTTGTCGACCTTGCTAAAACAGTTGAGAGACTTGCCCACCACCGGCGAGCAGCCCGTTCTGATCGCCGGCGATCCCGAGAGGCAACATATGAGGAAGGTCGACAGCGAGGGTGGAATCACGTATCATCCGAATCAGCTGAAAGCCTCGGAAGAGTTCGCCGAGCACATGGGTGTGCAACCGATGAAGCTCGTTTCTAAATCTACTTGA